The Micromonospora sp. NBC_01740 genome includes a window with the following:
- a CDS encoding phytoene/squalene synthase family protein has translation MDTDLTAAYDRCRELHKRHGRTYYLATRLLPAWKRRHVHALYGFTRYADEIVDRTEELPPAERAARLDDWAGRFIAGLHGGPVDDPLLPAVLHTIAVFDLDRDDFASFLKSMAMDLTVTSYRTYDHLLHYMEGSAAVIGTMMLPILGSSDPAAAREPARQLGFAFQLTNFIRDVAEDLDRGRTYLPDDDLALFGVTREDLAEARARGRATSRIRELIAYEVTRAQAHYVAAAPGITLLAPASQACMRTAYALYGGILDEVAARDYDVFVDRALVPQRRRLAVAARALLTPAGTPVVIPGPARVPGPLAVPTP, from the coding sequence GTGGACACCGATCTCACCGCTGCCTATGACCGCTGCCGTGAGCTGCACAAACGGCACGGCCGCACCTACTATCTCGCCACCCGGCTGCTGCCCGCTTGGAAACGGCGGCATGTGCACGCCTTGTACGGATTTACGCGCTACGCCGACGAGATCGTCGACCGCACCGAGGAACTTCCCCCGGCCGAGCGCGCCGCCCGGCTCGACGACTGGGCCGGCCGATTCATCGCCGGACTGCACGGCGGACCGGTGGACGACCCGCTGCTCCCCGCCGTGCTGCACACGATCGCCGTCTTCGATCTCGACCGCGACGACTTCGCGTCGTTTCTCAAGAGCATGGCGATGGACCTGACGGTCACCTCGTACCGCACCTACGACCACCTGCTCCACTACATGGAGGGCTCGGCGGCGGTGATCGGCACCATGATGCTGCCGATCCTGGGCAGCTCCGACCCGGCGGCGGCCCGGGAGCCGGCCCGCCAGCTCGGCTTCGCCTTCCAGCTCACCAACTTCATCCGGGACGTGGCCGAGGACCTCGACCGGGGGCGGACCTACCTGCCCGACGACGACCTGGCCCTGTTCGGCGTCACCCGGGAGGACCTGGCCGAGGCGCGCGCCCGGGGCCGCGCCACGTCCCGGATCCGGGAGCTGATCGCGTACGAGGTGACCCGCGCCCAGGCGCACTACGTCGCCGCGGCTCCCGGGATCACCCTGCTCGCACCCGCCTCGCAGGCCTGTATGCGCACCGCGTACGCGCTCTACGGCGGGATCCTGGACGAGGTGGCCGCGCGGGACTACGACGTCTTCGTCGACCGGGCGCTGGTGCCGCAGCGCCGCCGGCTGGCGGTGGCCGCCCGCGCCCTGCTCACCCCCGCCGGCACGCCGGTGGTGATCCCCGGCCCCGCCCGGGTGCCCGGCCCGCTGGCCGTGCCGACCCCGTGA
- the crtI gene encoding phytoene desaturase family protein, translated as MGNFAQGGGRVRTVDGRTDRVVVVGAGLGGLACALHLAGSGRQVTVLEREPVPGGRAGRLGVDGYEFDTGPTVLTMPDLIAEALGAVGEELDDWLDLTPLDPAYRAYYPDGSTLDVITDTTRMAAEIARVCGPREADGYLRFVDYARRLWQWERADFIERNLDAPTDLLTGNLVKLLAGGAFRRLQTKINQFFRDPRTQRIFSFQAMYAGLAPHDALAIYAVIAYLDSVAGVYFPRGGIHAVSRGMAGAAEKHGVEIRYDTTVTRVETAHGRATGVVTADGELIPADVVVLNPDLPVAYRDLLPPSRPRRLTYSPSCVVLHVGSTQGYGKIAHHNIHFGRSWKGTFDEVIRRGELMSDPSLLVTNPSRTDPSVAPAGRHTYYVLAPVPNLDRAPFDWRGDLTRRYADQLVGTLEERGYVGFGAGVEVLRAVTPAEWAEQGMAAGTPFAAAHSLFQTGPFRPSNLHRTLPNVVFVGSGTQPGVGVPMVLISGKLAAGRITGAA; from the coding sequence ATGGGCAACTTCGCACAAGGAGGTGGTCGCGTGCGCACCGTCGACGGGCGTACGGACCGGGTGGTCGTCGTCGGCGCCGGGCTGGGCGGGCTGGCCTGCGCGCTGCACCTGGCGGGCAGCGGTCGGCAGGTGACCGTGCTGGAGCGCGAGCCGGTGCCGGGCGGCCGGGCCGGCCGGCTCGGCGTGGACGGCTACGAGTTCGACACCGGACCCACCGTGCTCACCATGCCCGACCTGATCGCCGAGGCGCTCGGCGCGGTCGGCGAGGAGCTGGACGACTGGCTCGACCTCACCCCGCTCGACCCGGCCTACCGGGCGTACTACCCGGACGGGTCGACGCTGGACGTCATCACCGACACCACCCGGATGGCCGCCGAGATCGCCCGGGTCTGCGGCCCGCGCGAGGCCGACGGCTACCTGCGCTTCGTCGACTACGCGCGCAGGCTCTGGCAGTGGGAGCGCGCCGACTTCATCGAGCGCAACCTGGACGCACCCACCGACCTGCTCACCGGCAACCTGGTCAAGCTGCTGGCGGGCGGCGCCTTCCGCCGACTCCAGACGAAGATCAACCAGTTCTTCCGGGACCCGCGCACCCAGCGGATCTTCTCCTTCCAGGCGATGTACGCCGGCCTCGCCCCGCACGACGCGCTGGCCATCTACGCGGTCATCGCGTACCTCGACTCGGTGGCCGGCGTCTACTTCCCGCGCGGCGGCATCCACGCGGTCTCCCGGGGCATGGCCGGCGCCGCCGAGAAGCACGGCGTCGAGATCCGCTACGACACCACGGTGACCCGGGTGGAGACCGCGCACGGCCGGGCCACCGGCGTGGTGACCGCAGACGGCGAGCTGATCCCGGCCGACGTGGTCGTGCTCAACCCCGACCTGCCGGTCGCCTACCGCGACCTGCTGCCGCCGAGCCGTCCGCGCCGGCTCACCTACTCCCCTTCCTGCGTGGTCCTGCACGTCGGTTCGACGCAGGGGTATGGGAAGATCGCCCACCACAACATCCACTTCGGACGGTCGTGGAAGGGCACCTTCGATGAGGTCATCCGGCGGGGCGAGCTGATGAGCGACCCGTCCCTGCTGGTCACCAACCCGAGTCGGACCGACCCGTCGGTGGCTCCGGCCGGGCGGCACACCTACTACGTGCTCGCCCCGGTGCCCAACCTCGACCGGGCCCCCTTCGACTGGCGGGGCGACCTCACCCGGCGCTACGCCGACCAGCTCGTCGGGACCCTGGAGGAGCGCGGCTACGTCGGCTTCGGGGCCGGCGTCGAGGTGCTGCGGGCCGTCACCCCGGCCGAGTGGGCGGAGCAGGGCATGGCCGCCGGCACTCCGTTCGCCGCCGCCCACAGCCTCTTCCAGACCGGCCCGTTCCGCCCGTCGAACCTGCACCGGACGCTGCCGAACGTCGTCTTCGTCGGCTCGGGCACCCAGCCCGGCGTCGGCGTGCCCATGGTGCTCATCTCCGGCAAGCTCGCCGCCGGCCGCATCACCGGGGCAGCCTGA
- a CDS encoding polyprenyl synthetase family protein, producing MANDAVAGNSLRVAPADPTDGDDPVRAVLAAYTKDLVTAVQDTLAAFLATEVDALREIDAAMGGFAATARDCVLAGGKRVRPTFAYWGWRGAPDGTGPLPAVLPAFAALELLHTFALVQDDVMDASATRRGRPTAHVALAARHAAAGHQGDPRRFGEAVAVLIGDLCMVWADRLLARATLPPARLLDVRRCYDQMRVETIAGQYLDVLGESDAANWSVDRALRVARYKTASYTVQRPLLFGARLAGVGGDAPLTAAYTRYGLAVGEAFQLCDDLLGVYGDPATTGKPTGDDLRTGKPTVLLMLARQLATPTQRRALDGLGADVGDAEVARLAEVVADTGAVDRVERMISDRVDEALTALGTASIDETARTALTGLATAATNRRA from the coding sequence ATGGCCAACGACGCAGTTGCGGGTAACTCGCTCCGCGTGGCCCCCGCCGACCCGACCGACGGGGACGACCCGGTCCGGGCGGTCCTGGCCGCGTACACGAAGGACCTGGTCACGGCGGTGCAGGACACCCTCGCCGCCTTCCTGGCCACCGAGGTCGACGCGTTGCGCGAGATCGACGCGGCGATGGGCGGATTCGCCGCGACAGCGCGCGACTGCGTGCTGGCCGGCGGCAAGCGCGTCCGCCCCACGTTCGCCTACTGGGGGTGGCGCGGCGCGCCGGACGGCACGGGTCCGCTGCCGGCGGTGCTGCCCGCCTTCGCCGCCCTGGAGCTGCTGCACACCTTCGCCCTCGTCCAGGACGACGTGATGGACGCCTCCGCGACCCGCCGTGGCCGGCCCACCGCGCACGTGGCGCTGGCCGCCCGGCACGCCGCCGCCGGCCACCAGGGCGACCCGCGTCGGTTCGGCGAGGCGGTCGCCGTGCTGATCGGCGACCTCTGCATGGTCTGGGCCGACCGGCTCCTCGCGCGCGCGACGCTGCCGCCGGCCCGCCTGCTCGACGTCCGGCGCTGCTACGACCAGATGCGCGTGGAGACGATCGCCGGGCAGTACCTCGACGTGCTCGGCGAGAGCGACGCGGCGAACTGGTCGGTCGACCGGGCGCTGCGGGTTGCCCGCTACAAGACCGCGAGCTACACGGTGCAGCGGCCGCTGCTCTTCGGCGCCCGTCTGGCCGGCGTCGGCGGCGACGCCCCGCTGACCGCCGCGTACACCCGCTACGGGCTGGCCGTCGGCGAGGCGTTCCAGCTCTGCGACGACCTGCTCGGCGTCTACGGCGACCCGGCGACCACCGGCAAGCCGACCGGGGACGACCTGCGCACCGGCAAGCCGACCGTGCTGCTCATGCTGGCCCGGCAGCTCGCCACGCCGACCCAGCGGCGCGCGCTGGACGGCCTCGGCGCCGACGTGGGGGACGCGGAGGTCGCCCGCCTCGCCGAGGTGGTCGCCGACACCGGGGCGGTCGACCGGGTCGAACGCATGATCTCCGACCGGGTCGACGAGGCGCTGACGGCCCTCGGCACCGCGTCGATCGACGAGACCGCGCGCACCGCGCTGACCGGCCTCGCCACCGCCGCCACCAACCGGCGGGCATGA
- a CDS encoding serine hydrolase domain-containing protein, which yields MRTRFSAVHDCFAELLAEGRETGAGLAIWYDGEPVVDIVGGERSPGQPWLPDTLVNVYSVAKPVAALCLLALVDRGRLDLGDPVVDHWPGFRAPATVRQVLAHTAGLPAFPVPRPAAAVADWDLLCADLAAAEPEWPPGSVAGEHAWTYGHLVGELVRRVDGRSVGRFLAEEIAGPWRLDLGFGLGEADQRRCADLRHGDPGWPDRAAGEPGSLWARALDNPPGGRDPAVVNSPLWRGAEVPAVNLHSTAGALARLYAGLLAGGVLDGVRLFSRELVAEATRVQYDGDDLLLGRRTRWTLGMQWEEDGSWGMGGIGGSSARADPGRGYTFAYATAHLADHDRVDALADALHSCL from the coding sequence GATCTGGTACGACGGCGAGCCGGTGGTCGACATCGTCGGCGGCGAGCGGTCACCGGGGCAGCCGTGGCTGCCGGACACGCTGGTGAACGTCTACTCCGTCGCCAAGCCGGTCGCCGCCCTCTGCCTGCTGGCGCTGGTCGACCGGGGCCGGCTCGACCTGGGCGACCCCGTCGTCGACCACTGGCCCGGCTTCCGCGCCCCGGCCACCGTCCGCCAGGTGTTGGCGCACACCGCCGGGCTGCCGGCCTTCCCGGTGCCCCGGCCGGCCGCCGCCGTCGCCGACTGGGACCTGCTCTGCGCCGACCTCGCCGCCGCCGAGCCGGAATGGCCGCCCGGGTCCGTCGCGGGCGAGCACGCCTGGACGTACGGGCACCTGGTCGGCGAGCTGGTGCGGCGGGTCGACGGGCGATCGGTGGGCCGCTTCCTGGCCGAGGAGATCGCCGGTCCGTGGCGGCTGGACCTCGGCTTCGGCCTGGGCGAGGCGGACCAGCGCCGCTGCGCCGACCTGCGCCACGGCGATCCGGGGTGGCCGGACCGGGCGGCCGGCGAGCCGGGTTCGCTCTGGGCGCGGGCGCTGGACAACCCGCCCGGCGGCCGGGACCCGGCGGTGGTGAACAGCCCGCTCTGGCGCGGCGCCGAGGTGCCGGCCGTCAACCTGCACTCGACCGCCGGCGCCCTGGCCCGCCTCTACGCGGGACTGCTCGCCGGCGGCGTCCTCGACGGCGTACGGCTGTTCAGCCGGGAACTGGTGGCCGAGGCGACCCGGGTCCAGTACGACGGCGACGACCTGCTGCTCGGCCGGCGGACCCGCTGGACGCTGGGCATGCAGTGGGAGGAGGACGGCAGCTGGGGCATGGGCGGGATCGGCGGCAGCTCCGCCAGGGCCGATCCCGGACGCGGCTACACCTTCGCCTACGCCACGGCGCACCTGGCCGACCACGACCGGGTCGACGCCCTGGCGGACGCCCTGCACTCCTGCCTCTGA